In one window of Harpia harpyja isolate bHarHar1 chromosome 11, bHarHar1 primary haplotype, whole genome shotgun sequence DNA:
- the MED26 gene encoding mediator of RNA polymerase II transcription subunit 26 isoform X6 has product MVAVLEVISSLEKYPITKEALEETRLGRLINEVRKKTSNEELAKRAKKLLRNWQKLIEPVTQNEPVPRGLPNPPGSANGGAHNCKPEAQLPAVAGSKPISELKSRNDIQKLNSPKPEKLGNRKRKGEHRDGHQGPPPPKVSKASHEVLQNSSPPPTNGIGGSPENFPSPVDINLHAGPESSRTELSENDKHNKIPVNAVKPHTSSPGLVKPSSTSSLLKTAVLQQHDKSEETTGPHQPKSPRCSSFSPRNVRHDTFARQHTTYSPKDSMPSPSQRSQFLDTAQVPSPPPSLMQPSTPPMPAKRLEFSQQSVTEVSQHWQEQQVPSESQHRHTAGTLQQHTSSSCKTSSHPGESLTPHMGFSQDTSKMDSDDAASGSDSKKKKRYRPRDYTVNLDGHVTEGGVKPVRLKERKLTFDPMTGQIKPLTQKDPLQVEIPALTEQHRTETEKQEQKPNLQSPFEQTNWKELSRNEIIQSYLNRQSSLLSSSGVQTPGAHYFMSEYLKQEESTRKEARKTHVLAPNSKPTDLPGVTREVTSDDLNRIREHNWPGVNGCYDTQGNWYDWTQCISLDPHGDDGRLNILPYVCLD; this is encoded by the exons ATGGTGGCAGTGCTGGAAGTGATCTCCAGCCTGGAGAAATATCCCATTACCAAAGAGGCACTTGAG gaAACGAGACTTGGGAGGCTTATCAATGAGGTGAGGAAGAAGACATCCAATGAGGAACTTGCCAAACGTGCCAAGAAATTGTTGCGGAATTGGCAAAAGTTGATAGAACCTGTAACCCAGAATGAACCAGTGCCAAGAGGGTTGCCGAATCCACCTGGATCAGCAAATGGTGGTGCTCACAACTGCAAACCAGAAGCGCAACTTCCTGCTGTGGCTGGATCAAAGCCCATCAGCGAATTGAAAAGCAGGAATGATATACAGAAACTAAATTCTCCAAAACCAGAGAAATTGGGAAATCGGAAAAGGAAAGGTGAACACAGGGATGGGCATCAGGGCCCTCCTCCCCCCAAAGTCTCCAAAGCTAGTCATGAAGTATTACAAAACTCTTCACCCCCTCCCACAAATGGAATTGGAGGTAGTCCTGAAAATTTCCCTAGTCCTGTAGACATAAATCTACATGCAGGGCCCGAAAGCAGCAGGACAGAACTCAGTGAAAATGATAAACACAATAAGATCCCAGTCAATGCTGTAAAACCTCACACCAGTTCTCCAGGACTTGTAAAACCTTCAAGCACTTCCTCGTTATTAAAGACTGCAGTGCTTCAGCAGCATGATAAATCGGAAGAAACCACAGGACCGCACCAACCCAAGAGTCCTCGCTGTTCCTCATTTAGCCCCAGAAATGTTAGGCATGATACTTTTGCTCGGCAGCATACTACGTACTCACCAAAGGATTCGATGCCTAGTCCATCTCAAAGGTCTCAGTTCTTAGATACTGCACAGGTGCCATCACCGCCACCATCCCTGATGCAACCGTCGACACCTCCAATGCCAGCAAAAAGACTGGAGTTCTCTCAGCAATCGGTAACTGAGGTATCTCAGCactggcaggagcagcaggtacCTTCTGAAAGCCAGCACAGGCATACAGCAGGGACACTTCAACAGCACACATCTTCCAGCTGCAAAACCAGCTCCCACCCTGGGGAATCTCTCACACCACACATGGGCTTTTCACAGGACACTTCAAAAATGGACAGTGATGATGCTGCTTCAGGTTCCGatagtaaaaagaagaaaaggtaccgaCCCAGAGACTATACAGTCAACTTGGATGGGCACGTGACAGAAGGGGGTGTGAAACCTGTGAGATTAAAAGAGAGAAAGCTCACTTTTGATCCCATGACAGGACAGATAAAACCTTTAACACAGAAAGATCCTTTGCAGGTAGAAATCCCTGCACTTACTGAACAGCACAGGACAGAAACGGAAAAGCAGGAGCAAAAACCCAACCTGCAAAGCCCTTTTGAACAAACGAACTGGAAAGAATTATCCAGAAATGAAATCATTCAGTCATATTTAAACAGACAGAGTAGCTTGCTGTCTTCATCAGGAGTACAGACTCCAGGAGCTCACTACTTCATGTCTGAATATttaaagcaggaggaaagcaCTAGAAAAGAGGCTAGAAAGACTCATGTTCTAGCTCCTAACAGCAAACCTACAGACTTGCCTGGGGTCACAAGAGAGGTCACAAGTGATGACCTCAACAGAATACGTGAACATAACTGGCCAGGCGTGAACGGTTGTTATGACACACAGGGTAACTGGTATGATTGGACACAGTGCATATCTTTAGATCCACATGGGGATGATGGTAGATTGAACATCCTGCCTTACGTCTGCCTAGACTGA